One Pyrococcus furiosus DSM 3638 genomic region harbors:
- a CDS encoding ATP-binding cassette domain-containing protein has translation MLVVKDLNVEYDNVKVLKGISFALNSGEKAIILGTNGAGKTTLLKSLLGLIPIKSGKIQICGKPYEKVVGEKKVSTNLESVYKLVYSIKVSELIDLYCDLKEIPSQQILNFIKEMKLEHILEKKFYNLSSGEKKCLTNLLAFFTDSKLILLDEPFEGLDPWRTNKTVEILNSLKSSIIMTTHRLDILSKFSTFKVYFLFNGHLYGPIRSASDLVNCYVTFSDIEEGESDIVLRIQGDKKNVILTRRPIGQKISDYASIDEIYRVMLE, from the coding sequence ATGTTAGTGGTTAAAGATCTAAATGTTGAATACGATAATGTGAAAGTTTTAAAGGGCATATCTTTTGCTTTAAATAGTGGAGAAAAAGCTATTATATTGGGAACTAATGGGGCTGGAAAAACTACACTATTAAAGTCACTACTGGGATTGATCCCTATTAAAAGTGGCAAAATTCAAATCTGTGGAAAGCCTTACGAGAAGGTAGTTGGAGAAAAGAAAGTCTCTACAAATCTAGAATCTGTTTACAAATTAGTGTATTCTATAAAGGTATCAGAATTAATTGATCTTTATTGTGATTTAAAGGAAATACCCTCTCAGCAAATTCTTAATTTTATAAAAGAAATGAAACTAGAGCATATTCTTGAAAAGAAATTTTACAATTTATCCAGCGGTGAGAAAAAATGCTTAACGAATCTCTTAGCGTTTTTCACAGATTCTAAACTAATATTGCTCGATGAACCTTTTGAGGGTCTCGATCCTTGGCGGACAAATAAAACAGTTGAAATCCTAAACTCTCTGAAATCATCTATCATCATGACAACCCATCGACTGGATATTCTGAGTAAATTTAGCACTTTTAAAGTATATTTCCTATTTAATGGTCACTTATATGGACCGATTAGGAGTGCATCTGACCTTGTTAATTGCTATGTAACATTTTCGGATATTGAAGAGGGTGAGTCAGATATAGTTCTTAGGATTCAGGGAGATAAGAAAAATGTTATTTTAACTAGGAGACCGATAGGACAAAAGATTTCAGATTATGCCAGTATAGATGAAATATATAGGGTGATGCTAGAATGA
- a CDS encoding ABC transporter ATP-binding protein, translating into MIESVNLTKFYPPPIKSLFDLKSLRDFLGKPREKIPALIDLNFKVREGEIFGLLGPNGAGKTTFCKIANALVIPTRGNLYINGYDSVKEHDKIKGKIFTIFGGERNLFGLFQWRVSVEKNLKFIAELWGIPKGEAEKRINYALELLNLRDKRDEWYQKLSAGMRQKVYLALPFIIQPEVLILDEPTVYLDVFTRREVWNAILELSRDFGTTIILTTHNLKEAETLCDRVLIFNKKKIAEGKPKELIEKFQALKARRRLLVKVRGKVKTDDFEGIAEKVNIYNQNSLTYLELYIQEEHIREVLRILANYNVVDLQNEAASLEDVFTQLIKC; encoded by the coding sequence ATGATTGAGTCAGTTAACTTGACTAAGTTTTATCCCCCTCCAATAAAATCGCTCTTTGACCTGAAGAGTTTGAGAGACTTTCTTGGAAAACCCAGAGAGAAAATCCCAGCCCTAATTGATTTAAATTTCAAAGTTAGAGAAGGTGAGATTTTTGGTCTTTTAGGTCCTAATGGTGCTGGGAAGACTACCTTTTGCAAGATTGCAAATGCTCTGGTGATTCCAACTCGAGGAAATCTTTACATTAATGGTTACGACTCAGTGAAGGAGCATGATAAAATCAAGGGCAAGATTTTCACAATTTTTGGTGGTGAGAGAAATTTGTTTGGACTCTTTCAATGGCGTGTAAGCGTGGAGAAGAACTTGAAATTTATTGCAGAACTCTGGGGAATTCCTAAAGGTGAAGCTGAAAAGAGGATTAACTATGCTTTGGAGCTTTTGAATCTCAGGGATAAGAGGGATGAGTGGTATCAAAAGCTTTCCGCCGGAATGAGGCAGAAAGTCTATCTCGCACTACCGTTTATTATTCAGCCTGAAGTTTTGATTCTGGATGAACCAACTGTCTATCTTGATGTTTTTACAAGGAGGGAAGTCTGGAATGCTATTTTAGAACTATCCAGAGATTTTGGAACTACAATAATATTAACTACTCATAACTTGAAGGAGGCCGAAACCTTGTGCGATAGAGTCCTGATTTTCAACAAAAAGAAAATCGCTGAAGGCAAACCAAAAGAACTAATCGAAAAATTTCAAGCTTTAAAAGCAAGGAGAAGGCTTTTAGTCAAAGTTAGGGGGAAGGTTAAAACTGATGATTTTGAGGGGATTGCAGAAAAGGTTAACATATACAATCAAAATAGTTTAACTTACCTAGAACTCTATATCCAAGAGGAACACATTAGAGAAGTTCTTAGGATCTTGGCAAATTACAATGTAGTTGATCTGCAAAATGAAGCCGCAAGTCTTGAGGATGTCTTTACTCAACTTATAAAATGCTAA
- a CDS encoding AAA family ATPase → MFVNRRAELKILHSAYESLKRGEKVNVAIIGPRRIGKTELLLKFKEEVNGVVPYLNLQRIGSLESFIFAYTRELLYEIAKVVGMSIERSDLLTWDDLLILSAKLDLEREVKAIRDGTLETLFEMQEAILEKTGQKAVFILDEFQEVVNFKGFLETMRAVTEKQRNIAYFISGSAVRMMEEILAPKNPFFGQFKRVYLRGLPKEDTIELAKTTLERAGIEATHSALELIYKLTQGHPFYVLALCRRLIEEGFEKVKSRDVYYAFLTELLSEKGDIYMHLEYLFNESLSRAYKGPIHKQILLILAQEEGLRLSEIARRLNKPSGEVSNYLKFLLRTDLILKQGERYYFTDKLMRFWLAKTYLGITELELRRERFLEELVRELEEKYLKAKKELGIAKEAMIRERMREIFDIDFKPYRRGDVEFDGVAFRDGVYVLEIKWRNRPATYKDVKDFIRKVKGEFGSATMFFFSRSGFTEKAKELCEKEGVKMLTPKDLGIS, encoded by the coding sequence ATGTTCGTAAATAGAAGGGCGGAATTGAAGATACTACACTCCGCTTACGAGTCGTTAAAAAGAGGAGAAAAGGTTAACGTTGCAATTATTGGGCCGAGGAGAATCGGAAAGACGGAGCTCCTTCTAAAATTCAAGGAGGAAGTCAATGGAGTGGTTCCATACTTGAACCTACAACGCATCGGGAGCTTAGAGTCTTTTATCTTTGCATACACGAGGGAACTTCTCTACGAGATCGCCAAAGTTGTGGGAATGAGCATTGAGAGGAGTGACCTCTTAACGTGGGACGATCTACTAATCCTTTCGGCAAAGCTTGACCTTGAAAGAGAGGTTAAGGCCATCAGAGATGGAACTCTTGAGACCCTCTTTGAAATGCAGGAGGCAATTTTAGAGAAAACGGGGCAAAAGGCCGTTTTCATATTGGACGAGTTCCAGGAAGTCGTTAACTTCAAAGGCTTCCTAGAGACGATGCGTGCTGTCACGGAAAAGCAGAGAAACATTGCGTACTTTATTTCTGGTTCTGCCGTGAGGATGATGGAAGAAATCTTAGCTCCAAAGAATCCTTTCTTTGGCCAGTTTAAGCGAGTTTATCTCAGAGGATTGCCAAAAGAGGACACAATAGAACTCGCAAAGACAACGTTGGAGAGGGCAGGAATAGAGGCAACTCACTCGGCGCTTGAGTTGATATATAAACTCACTCAGGGGCATCCATTCTATGTTTTGGCCCTCTGTAGGCGTCTAATTGAAGAGGGATTTGAGAAAGTTAAGAGTAGAGATGTTTACTATGCCTTTCTCACCGAACTCTTGAGCGAGAAGGGTGACATCTACATGCACCTTGAGTATCTCTTCAACGAGTCACTATCGAGGGCCTATAAAGGGCCGATACACAAGCAAATTCTACTCATACTGGCTCAAGAGGAAGGTCTAAGGCTCTCAGAAATCGCAAGACGCTTGAACAAGCCCAGCGGTGAGGTGTCGAACTATCTAAAGTTCCTTCTGAGGACGGATCTAATATTAAAGCAGGGGGAGAGGTATTACTTCACCGATAAGCTCATGCGTTTTTGGCTTGCAAAGACCTACCTTGGCATCACCGAGCTTGAGCTTAGGCGGGAGAGATTCTTGGAAGAGTTAGTTAGGGAGCTTGAAGAGAAGTACCTCAAGGCGAAGAAAGAGCTTGGAATTGCAAAGGAAGCAATGATCAGGGAGAGGATGAGGGAAATTTTTGACATAGATTTCAAGCCCTATAGGAGGGGCGATGTCGAGTTTGATGGCGTCGCCTTTAGAGATGGGGTCTACGTGCTCGAGATCAAGTGGAGGAACAGACCTGCAACTTATAAAGATGTGAAGGATTTCATCAGGAAAGTCAAAGGTGAGTTTGGATCTGCGACGATGTTCTTCTTCTCAAGATCTGGCTTCACCGAGAAGGCTAAAGAGCTATGTGAGAAGGAAGGGGTTAAGATGCTTACGCCTAAAGACTTGGGAATTTCATGA
- a CDS encoding HIT family protein has translation MKILWAPWRIEYIRAPKHEGCIFCDFPRENRDRERLILYRGKHAFIIMNNYPYNPGHVMVAPYRHVASVEDLTDEEMLEIMKLAALIMKAIRKVMKPDGFNLGFNIGKVAGAGVDGHVHLHIVPRWNGDTNFMPVIADTKVIPESLEQAYEELKKALEEIENAE, from the coding sequence ATGAAGATACTGTGGGCCCCATGGCGAATTGAGTACATAAGGGCACCGAAGCATGAAGGTTGCATATTCTGCGACTTTCCCAGGGAGAACAGGGACAGGGAAAGGCTCATCCTCTACAGGGGGAAGCACGCGTTCATCATAATGAACAATTACCCATACAACCCAGGGCACGTTATGGTGGCTCCTTACAGGCACGTTGCTAGTGTAGAGGACCTAACCGATGAGGAGATGTTAGAAATAATGAAGCTCGCTGCACTTATAATGAAGGCAATAAGGAAAGTTATGAAGCCAGATGGCTTTAACCTCGGCTTCAACATAGGGAAGGTTGCAGGGGCAGGAGTTGATGGACATGTTCATCTTCACATAGTTCCCAGGTGGAATGGAGATACAAACTTCATGCCAGTAATAGCGGACACAAAAGTAATTCCTGAGTCACTGGAGCAAGCATATGAAGAGCTCAAGAAAGCTTTAGAGGAGATAGAAAATGCTGAGTGA
- a CDS encoding ThiF family adenylyltransferase yields the protein MLSERELERYDRQIMIFGIEGQEKLKKANVAVVGVGGLGSPVAYYLAAAGVGTILLIDEQTPELSNLNRQILHWEEDIEKNPKPISAKWKLERFNSNIKIETFVGRLSEENIDEVLSGVDVIVDCLDNFETRYLLDDFAHKKGIPLVHGAVEGFYGQVTTIIPGKTKRLREIFPKVKKKGKFPIVGATAGVIGTIQASEVIKLITGYGEPLANKLLIIDLANNTYEIIEI from the coding sequence ATGCTGAGTGAAAGAGAGCTTGAGCGATACGACAGACAGATAATGATCTTCGGCATTGAAGGACAGGAAAAGCTGAAAAAAGCCAATGTTGCTGTTGTTGGAGTAGGAGGACTAGGCAGCCCTGTCGCCTATTACCTAGCTGCTGCCGGAGTTGGAACAATTCTCTTAATAGACGAGCAGACTCCAGAGCTCAGCAACTTAAACAGACAGATACTCCACTGGGAGGAGGATATTGAGAAAAACCCCAAACCAATATCCGCAAAGTGGAAACTTGAAAGGTTCAACTCGAACATAAAAATTGAGACATTTGTTGGGAGGTTAAGTGAGGAGAACATCGACGAAGTTCTCTCCGGGGTTGATGTAATCGTTGATTGCCTGGATAACTTTGAGACAAGATACTTACTTGATGATTTTGCACACAAGAAGGGAATACCCCTCGTTCACGGGGCCGTAGAGGGGTTTTATGGACAAGTAACTACAATAATCCCAGGAAAGACAAAGAGACTCAGAGAAATATTTCCCAAGGTTAAAAAGAAGGGCAAATTCCCAATAGTCGGGGCAACCGCTGGAGTAATAGGAACTATCCAGGCAAGTGAGGTAATAAAGCTAATTACAGGATATGGCGAGCCACTTGCAAATAAGCTTTTGATTATAGACTTGGCGAACAACACCTACGAAATAATCGAAATTTAA
- a CDS encoding pyridoxal-phosphate dependent enzyme, with product MHPKVQSLLSKFPRVELIPWETPIQYLPNISKLVGADIYVKRDDLTGLGIGGNKIRKLEYLLGDAIIRKADVIITVGAVHSNHAFVTGLAAKKLGFDVVLVLRGKEELRGNYLLDKIMGIETRVYEAKDSFELMKYAEEVAKELEEKGRKPYIIPVGGASPVGTLGYVRASGEIAEQGNRIGVNFDSIVVATGSGGTLAGLSVGLAILRKETRAIGMAVGKFGETMVNKVEELAKATGEFIGVKNLKLKIELYDYSFGEYGKITREVAETIRLVGTKEGVILDPVYTGKAFYGLLDLAKKGELGEKILFIHTGGISGTFHYGDKILSFL from the coding sequence ATGCATCCAAAAGTTCAATCTCTTCTATCAAAATTCCCTAGAGTTGAATTAATCCCATGGGAAACACCAATTCAATATTTGCCTAACATAAGCAAACTTGTAGGGGCTGATATTTACGTCAAAAGGGACGACCTCACAGGGCTTGGAATCGGAGGGAACAAAATTAGAAAACTGGAATACCTGCTGGGAGATGCAATAATAAGAAAAGCCGATGTAATAATAACTGTAGGTGCTGTACACTCAAACCACGCGTTTGTAACAGGCTTGGCAGCAAAAAAGTTAGGGTTTGATGTAGTTCTAGTTTTAAGAGGAAAGGAAGAATTAAGGGGAAACTACCTGCTGGACAAAATCATGGGGATAGAAACGAGAGTTTATGAAGCTAAAGATTCTTTTGAACTTATGAAATATGCTGAGGAAGTTGCCAAAGAACTAGAAGAAAAGGGAAGAAAGCCATATATAATACCTGTCGGAGGAGCTTCTCCGGTCGGAACATTGGGTTATGTTAGAGCTAGTGGAGAGATCGCAGAGCAGGGAAATAGAATTGGAGTTAACTTTGACAGCATTGTCGTTGCAACGGGTAGCGGAGGTACACTAGCTGGACTATCTGTAGGATTGGCAATTTTAAGGAAGGAAACAAGGGCAATTGGTATGGCAGTTGGAAAGTTTGGAGAGACGATGGTTAATAAAGTGGAAGAACTTGCAAAAGCAACTGGAGAGTTCATCGGAGTGAAAAATTTAAAGCTAAAAATTGAGCTCTATGATTACAGCTTTGGAGAATATGGAAAAATAACAAGGGAAGTTGCAGAAACCATTAGGCTAGTCGGAACAAAAGAAGGGGTAATCTTAGACCCTGTCTATACTGGAAAAGCATTCTACGGATTACTTGATCTCGCTAAAAAAGGAGAATTAGGGGAGAAAATACTGTTTATTCACACCGGAGGAATCTCTGGAACATTCCATTATGGGGACAAGATACTCTCATTCCTTTAG
- a CDS encoding DUF63 family protein, giving the protein MVDVKEFLWEYFIRPMYTREGYNPINTVVYALIFGFAVIYTYKYIIKPLKIKVDERLFLAVTPMTIFGATLRALVDGGVVEPNPWILTPGIFFTAFFLIVPVLVVDVKGRLYPKLTILWGSILAVYVNYLLFTNAKCWKPYELTLLHTGVSFAVVLAFYKFKGFDRLYLYPVLAHYYDIASTVVAIHFYNYREVHWVEHHLTSIFGAYVYYPWITLILVAVYYILKYFVPDQDERNYWYLAIYILGLGPAIRDPAQMVLQIVCR; this is encoded by the coding sequence GTGGTTGATGTAAAGGAGTTTCTGTGGGAATATTTTATTAGACCGATGTATACGAGAGAGGGATATAACCCTATAAATACAGTCGTTTATGCCCTAATTTTTGGGTTTGCGGTAATCTACACGTACAAGTATATTATCAAGCCCCTTAAAATAAAAGTTGATGAGAGATTATTTCTTGCAGTAACTCCGATGACGATTTTTGGGGCTACTCTAAGAGCTTTGGTTGATGGTGGTGTTGTTGAGCCAAATCCTTGGATTCTGACTCCTGGGATATTCTTTACGGCATTTTTCCTTATCGTCCCCGTTCTAGTAGTTGATGTTAAAGGTAGGCTTTACCCCAAGCTTACAATTCTCTGGGGAAGTATATTGGCAGTTTATGTGAATTACCTATTATTTACCAACGCCAAGTGTTGGAAGCCTTATGAATTAACTTTGCTCCACACAGGTGTAAGCTTTGCTGTGGTTTTGGCTTTCTACAAGTTTAAGGGATTTGACAGACTTTATCTTTATCCCGTGTTGGCCCATTATTATGACATTGCCTCCACCGTTGTTGCAATTCACTTCTACAACTATAGGGAAGTGCACTGGGTGGAGCATCACCTTACAAGTATCTTCGGAGCTTATGTTTACTACCCATGGATAACTCTTATACTTGTGGCTGTATATTACATCTTAAAGTACTTCGTTCCAGATCAGGATGAGAGGAACTACTGGTATCTTGCAATCTACATCCTGGGACTTGGTCCTGCAATAAGGGATCCTGCCCAGATGGTGCTTCAAATTGTCTGTCGATGA
- the nucS gene encoding endonuclease NucS codes for MTKAIVKENPRIEEIKELLEVAESREGLLTIFARCTVYYEGRAKSELGEGDRIIIIKPDGSFLIHQKKKREPVNWQPPGSKVKMEGNSLISIRRNPKETLKVDIIEAYAAVLFMAEDYEELTLTGSEAEMAELIFQNPNVIEEGFKPMFREKPIKHGIVDVLGVDREGNIVVLELKRRRADLHAVSQLKRYVDALKEEHGNKVRGILVAPSLTEGAKKLLEKLGLEFRKLEPPKKGKKKSSKQKTLDFLNDTVRITGASPPEAIQ; via the coding sequence ATGACGAAAGCAATAGTAAAAGAAAATCCCAGGATTGAAGAGATAAAAGAGTTATTGGAAGTTGCAGAGAGTAGGGAAGGGTTACTTACAATTTTTGCTAGGTGTACCGTTTATTATGAGGGAAGGGCCAAGAGTGAGCTTGGAGAAGGAGACAGGATTATAATAATAAAGCCTGATGGAAGCTTCCTTATCCACCAGAAGAAGAAAAGGGAGCCTGTCAATTGGCAACCCCCTGGGAGTAAAGTAAAAATGGAAGGAAACTCCTTAATTAGCATTAGAAGGAACCCAAAAGAAACACTCAAAGTTGATATAATTGAAGCATATGCAGCAGTTCTTTTCATGGCAGAGGACTATGAGGAGCTAACCCTAACTGGAAGTGAAGCAGAGATGGCTGAGCTCATTTTCCAAAATCCCAATGTTATCGAGGAAGGATTTAAACCAATGTTTAGAGAGAAGCCAATAAAGCATGGAATAGTTGATGTACTTGGCGTGGACAGAGAGGGAAATATAGTAGTTCTAGAACTGAAAAGGAGGAGGGCCGATTTACACGCGGTTAGTCAGTTAAAGAGGTACGTAGATGCACTAAAAGAAGAACATGGAAATAAAGTAAGAGGAATATTGGTGGCACCTTCTCTAACGGAAGGAGCTAAAAAGCTTTTAGAGAAACTTGGGCTAGAGTTTAGAAAGTTAGAACCTCCTAAAAAAGGTAAAAAGAAAAGTTCAAAGCAAAAAACTCTAGACTTCCTCAACGATACTGTTAGGATAACTGGGGCATCACCTCCTGAAGCCATTCAGTAA
- a CDS encoding IS6-like element ISPfu1 family transposase encodes MKSETIIYWVVSALKPFRRNKIPPEKKIRGVELYLRGLSYRQTARILKISHVTVWEAVQKLAEAVYKPKILAVKKQRNFIAVDETVIKINGKKRYLWAAIDVESKEVLAVWITTVRNWWVARDFILVVLKSCEGQPVFLVDRASWYKSAFKSLRLGYLHVTFGPRNSVERWFRTLKERTKRFWNNFRGKDWRRVHRFVFLFAFWYNFVRIHSSFGDPPGDVTEWLQEVMPQLS; translated from the coding sequence ATGAAGTCTGAAACCATTATTTACTGGGTGGTTTCAGCCTTAAAACCCTTTCGTCGCAACAAAATCCCACCAGAAAAGAAAATCAGGGGAGTAGAATTATACCTGCGAGGCCTCAGTTACCGGCAAACCGCCAGAATACTCAAAATCAGTCACGTAACAGTCTGGGAGGCAGTCCAAAAACTCGCAGAAGCAGTTTACAAGCCAAAAATCCTCGCAGTCAAAAAACAGCGAAACTTCATCGCAGTTGACGAAACAGTAATAAAAATCAACGGGAAGAAAAGATACCTCTGGGCTGCAATTGACGTTGAGAGCAAGGAAGTTTTAGCAGTCTGGATTACGACTGTTAGAAACTGGTGGGTTGCCAGGGATTTCATTCTGGTTGTTTTAAAGTCGTGTGAAGGGCAGCCTGTCTTTCTGGTTGACAGGGCGAGCTGGTATAAGTCTGCTTTTAAGAGTTTGAGGTTGGGTTATCTGCATGTGACTTTCGGGCCGAGGAACAGTGTTGAGCGCTGGTTTAGGACGTTGAAGGAGAGGACGAAGCGTTTCTGGAATAATTTCAGGGGTAAAGACTGGAGGAGGGTTCATAGGTTTGTTTTTCTGTTTGCCTTCTGGTATAATTTTGTCAGAATTCATTCTAGTTTTGGTGATCCGCCTGGTGATGTTACTGAATGGCTTCAGGAGGTGATGCCCCAGTTATCCTAA
- a CDS encoding DUF473 domain-containing protein, which yields MVVEIPLLSGIARRTLDALMRNPIRTVEIRNARNYMTLEKVKEGDLVFLTYESLEDVMRGTEGIIAMVTRMEKSHQRVPWEESDEREISICRVQLKLVGLGRVVEVQEKNGVVFVKVREMLHHEISMG from the coding sequence ATGGTGGTTGAAATTCCCCTATTATCGGGTATAGCGAGGAGAACTCTTGATGCCCTAATGAGAAATCCAATTAGAACAGTGGAAATTAGAAACGCTAGAAATTACATGACCCTTGAGAAAGTCAAAGAAGGGGATTTAGTTTTTCTAACCTATGAATCGTTGGAGGATGTAATGAGAGGGACTGAGGGAATAATTGCAATGGTTACAAGAATGGAAAAAAGTCACCAGAGAGTCCCCTGGGAGGAGAGCGATGAAAGGGAGATAAGTATTTGTAGGGTTCAGCTAAAGCTTGTAGGTTTGGGAAGAGTTGTGGAAGTTCAGGAAAAGAATGGGGTGGTTTTTGTTAAGGTTAGAGAAATGCTGCATCATGAAATCAGTATGGGTTGA
- a CDS encoding proteasome assembly chaperone family protein gives MEEKKPVNLVLPEVENAIFIEGYPGVGLVGHIAANFLAKELDMDLIGYVDSLFIPPMSLILEGRPTPPLRFYGKNNIIIAIADIFLPPTLVNEIAKEIVNYLKKVNAEKVISLAGMGIGFFKDTFEVWGIGGSEEENKELESLGVKILKYGSITGMSGKLLWEASRAGLKSYVLLGETFGDRPDPRAAANVVEVLNKMLGLNVSVEPLLKEAEMIEEQLRRMHEQMEEARRKMERQYETMYL, from the coding sequence ATGGAAGAGAAAAAGCCAGTTAATCTCGTTCTCCCTGAGGTCGAGAATGCGATTTTTATAGAGGGATACCCAGGGGTTGGACTAGTCGGGCATATTGCCGCTAATTTTTTAGCTAAGGAGCTCGACATGGATCTCATTGGTTACGTTGATAGCCTCTTTATCCCCCCCATGAGCCTCATCTTGGAGGGTAGGCCAACTCCTCCCCTTAGATTCTACGGAAAGAATAACATAATAATTGCAATTGCAGACATATTTCTTCCACCTACACTAGTTAACGAAATTGCAAAGGAGATCGTCAACTATCTCAAGAAGGTTAACGCAGAGAAAGTAATCTCTTTAGCAGGGATGGGAATTGGATTCTTTAAGGACACTTTTGAAGTGTGGGGCATTGGTGGAAGTGAGGAAGAAAACAAAGAATTGGAAAGCCTGGGAGTGAAGATCCTCAAGTATGGTTCAATAACTGGAATGAGTGGAAAATTGCTGTGGGAGGCCTCTAGAGCTGGACTCAAAAGCTATGTTCTACTTGGTGAGACTTTTGGGGATAGGCCTGATCCCAGGGCGGCAGCAAATGTTGTGGAGGTTTTGAATAAAATGCTTGGATTAAATGTATCAGTGGAGCCCTTACTTAAAGAGGCCGAAATGATAGAGGAGCAGCTTAGAAGGATGCACGAACAGATGGAAGAAGCTAGAAGGAAGATGGAGAGACAGTATGAGACCATGTACCTCTAG
- a CDS encoding S-methyl-5'-thioadenosine phosphorylase, producing MPKIGIIGGSGVYGIFEPKETVKVHTPYGRPSAPVEIGEIEGVEVAFIPRHGKYHEFPPHEVPYRANIWALHELGVERVIAVNAVGSLKEEYKPGDIVIIDQFIDFTKKREYTFYNGPRVAHISMADPFCPELRRIFIETAKELNLPVHEKGTYICIEGPRFSTRAESRMFRQFADVIGMTLVPEVNLARELGMCYVNISTVTDYDVWAEKPVDAQEVLRVMKENEEKVQKLLKRAIPKIPEERKCGCADVLKTMFV from the coding sequence ATGCCCAAGATAGGGATAATCGGTGGTTCTGGAGTTTATGGAATTTTTGAACCGAAGGAAACAGTTAAAGTACACACACCCTATGGAAGACCCTCAGCTCCAGTGGAAATAGGGGAAATAGAGGGAGTCGAAGTTGCATTTATACCCAGGCACGGAAAGTACCATGAGTTCCCACCCCATGAAGTCCCCTACAGGGCCAATATATGGGCTCTTCACGAGCTTGGAGTTGAGAGGGTCATAGCGGTAAACGCCGTGGGTTCTCTAAAGGAGGAATACAAACCTGGAGACATAGTTATAATCGACCAATTCATTGACTTCACAAAGAAGAGGGAATACACATTCTACAATGGACCAAGAGTTGCTCACATCAGTATGGCCGATCCATTCTGTCCAGAGCTAAGAAGAATTTTCATCGAGACTGCAAAGGAGCTCAACCTGCCCGTTCATGAAAAGGGAACGTACATCTGTATAGAAGGACCGAGGTTCTCAACTAGGGCCGAGTCAAGAATGTTCAGACAGTTTGCAGATGTTATAGGAATGACTCTAGTTCCAGAGGTCAACTTGGCTAGAGAGTTGGGAATGTGTTACGTAAACATTTCAACGGTAACTGACTACGATGTTTGGGCCGAAAAGCCAGTTGATGCTCAAGAAGTTCTTAGAGTCATGAAGGAGAACGAAGAGAAAGTCCAAAAGCTTTTAAAAAGAGCAATTCCAAAGATTCCAGAAGAGAGAAAATGTGGTTGTGCAGATGTTCTCAAGACGATGTTTGTGTGA